In Bifidobacterium scardovii JCM 12489 = DSM 13734, the genomic stretch GATAGGCTGGAAGCATGACCGAAGAGAAAGCTTTCCGCAAAACCGGCACCACTCCAGCCTCGTCCAAGGCCGAAGCTCCCGCCGCTTCCGCACCTTCCGCCGCCTCCGCCGCGCCGGCGACCCCGTTCGAGATGCTGGAGCCGCGCGAACAGCTCAAGCGCCTGTTGGTCGAGACCATGGGGGACAAGCCGTTCTGCGAACTCGCGGGCGTGACCTTCGACCACCGCGGGGCGTCGATCGTCGGGCATATCCTGCTCGACACCTTGGAGGAACAGGGCTATTCGGTCGATGACTTCGACGCGGTCGGCGCGCTGACCGCCGCGGCCGTGCCGCTGGTGAGCGCCATGATCCAGGCCGCAGCCTCGCGCGGAGAGGACCTTGACGGCTTCGTGATGGACTTCGTGTATCCCTCCATCAAGGGGCCTTCCATCAAGGGCAAGCGTGTGATCCTGCTCGACTCGTGGCTGTCCGAGAAATCCTATGTGCAGACCTCGTCGCTGGTCACGCTGCGCAACGGCAACGAACTGAGCCTGGACTTCAGCGTCGTCGAGCATGAGGGCGCCACCGTGGAGGCCGTCGCATCGTTGATCGGCGGCGTCGACATGACCAAGCCGACCATTCGGGTGATCAACCCGGTCGACGGCGCGGCGCACGAGCTGCCGTTCGTGGAGGTGTACCGAGAGTCCGAGCTGCGGTAGGCGGCACGCCGCGAACGGCCGGCCCGCAGGAGACTCGCCGGCGGACCTCCGGCGGAATGCCCGCTGCGGCACGCCCACTGATGGAGATGCGGAGAGAACGAACATGCATACGCCCAACCCTGTTTCCCTGGCCGCGAAGATGTCGGGGGAACCCGAATTCCGTGAAGTCGGCGTGGCCCCGTGGGCCGAAACCCACCCGGGCGAGCCCCGGCCCGACGACCCGGCTTCGCCGTCGTTCGACGCCCGGTTCGATACCGTGTTGCTCGACGAGGGCGACCGGCGCAACGTGCTCGACCGGTACCGGTACTGGACGGTGAACGCCATCAAGGCCGACCTTGACGCCCGGGGCCGCCACATGTTCGAAGTGGCCGTCGAAAATTGGACGCACGATTTCAACATCGGCTCGATGGTTCGGACCGCCAACGCATTCCAGGCCCGTCGCGTGCATATCGTCGGGCCGCACAAGTGGAATCGCAAGGGCGCGCTGATGACCGAGCTGTACCAGCACGTCGAGCATCATCCCTCGATCAGCGAGCTGGTGACCTGCTGGCGGTACCGGATCGCCGGCGAGATCGCGGAGGCCCGCTCGCAGGCCGGCGTCGCCGCGCTGCGCAACGACTATGCCGCGGTCGCCGCCGCGGACGCGCGTGCGCGCGACCTCGAATCGGCGCGCGTGATCGCGCTCGACATCATTCCCGGCGCGGTGCCGATCGAAAGATACCGGTTCCCCGAGCGTTGCCTGCTGCTGTTCGGTGCGGAGGGGCCGGGGCTGTCGCGCAAGGCGCTCGACCTTGCCGATGACGTGGTGTACATCTCGCAGTTCGGTTCGGTGCGGTCGATCAATGCGGGCGCCGCGGCCGCGGTGGCCATGCACTGCTGGATCGCCCAGCATGCCGTCGTCCCCATGCGTTGACAGCCACGTGTGTTCCGGCGGAAAACCGTTAAGCTCGGAACCATGATTGAGATCGAAGGTCTGAGCAAGCGGTTCGGATCCAAGGCCGCGCTATCCGGGGTCAGCTTCATCGCCGAAGACGGCAAGGTCACCGGCTTTCTCGGCCCGAACGGCGCCGGGAAATCCACCACCATGCGCGCCGCGCTCGGGCTGATCCGCCCGGATGGCGGGCGCGCGCTCATCGACGGGGCGCGGTTCGCCGACCTGCCTTCGCCTATGGCGTCGGTCGGCGCCGTGCTCGACGCGAAATCGGCGCACAAGGGCCGTTCCGCCTACGCGCATCTGCGCGCGCTGGCGCTTTCCAACGGCATCCCCAAGAGCCGCGTCGACGAGGTCATCGACTTCACCGGCATCGCGAGCGTCGCCAAGAGAAAGGCCGGCACGTTCTCACTGGGCATGAGCCAGAGGCTGTCCATCGCCGCCGCGCTGCTCGGCGATCCGCGCAATCTCGTGCTCGACGAGCCGATCAACGGCCTTGATCCTGAAGGCGTCAAATGGGTGCGCGAGCTATGCCGGTACTATGCGGGCCAGGGGCGCGCCGTGCTGCTGAGCTCGCACCTGATGAGCGAGGTGGCGCTCACCGCCGACAATCTGGTGATCATCGGGCAGGGCCACATCCTCGAGACCACGACGGTCGGCGCGTTCGTCGCCGAGCATTCCACCCATTCGATCCGCGTGGTCACGCCTCAGCCGGACCGGCTGCGCGCGATTTTCGCGAACGCGCCGAGCGTGACGGTCTCGCCGGCTCAGCGCGATCCCAACGATCCTCCGGAGGGTATGCCGTTCCGCATCATCGGGGCCGATCTGAAACTGACCGCGGAAGTGTTCGCCCGGGCGCAGCTGATCACATACCAGATGATCGAGGAGCACGCGTCGCTGGAGGAGGCGTACATGGCGCTCACCCACGCCAGCGCCGAATACCGATCCCATGGGTTTCCCGGGCAGCCGGGTCCGGTCGAAGCCGGCCCCATGGCAGGCGCCAACGTCAACGACAGGGAGGTGGCCCGATGAGCAGGGGATCGCATGCCGCTCACGCTCGCAGATCCGGCGGTTCGCAGTCGCGGCCGGGGCCCGGGACGAGGGCTTCGGGCGGGGTTGCCGGCGGGGTTTCCGGTGGGTTTCCCGGCAAGCGGGGCGCAACGGCGTCGCATGGCCCCAACCGGATGCCGGCCGGATCGCAGGCGCATCCGCAGAGCCGGCTGACCGTGATCGGCGCGATTCGCAGCGAGCTGACGAAGGCGCTGAGTCTCAGGTCCACCATGATCCTGATGGCGCTCAATGCGCTGCTGTTGCCGGGCGGCGCCGCGATTTTGGCATGGGCGTATCGGTTCATGTCGACCGTCGACCCGCGGACCGGGAAGATGATGGCGCATCCCGAACCGTTGCCGGCGAGCCTGATGTGGTCGGCGGTCGGCGGTTTCGTGTCGACCTGCATGATCGTGGTCGCCATTTTCGGCGTGATGGCCATCACCACCGAATACGTGACCTCGTCCGTGCAGTCCACGCTGGTCGCCAATCCGCGGCGCGTGCTGTTCCTCAACGCGAAGACGCTGGTGACCGCGGTGCTGACCTTCCTGTCGTCGCTGGCGGGATTGATGCTGTCATGGCTGGCGGTGCACCTGATGCTCGCCGATATCGGCGTCAAGGCGCTCGCGGAGTCCGAGCGCGTGTTGCCGTGGATGACGCTGCTCGGCGGATCGGCCGTGCTGACGCTGACGGCGGTGATGGCCGTGGGATGCGGCGGTGTGTGCCGGTCCACGGTCGGCGGCATCTTCTCGATGATCGGCATACTGATGATCGCGCCGTCGATTCTGTCGCTTGCCTCGTTCGGCGGTGATCGGTTCAGGTGGGTGCAGTCGATCTCCCGCTGCCTGCCGGACCGGGCCGTCACGAACTTCCTGACCGGCGGCGTCAATGCCGGATTGGAGGGCGGAAACGTCTCGATGTCGGCGGGTGGCTCCGCGGTGTCCGGTGCTTCTGCGGCTTCTGCGGCCTCTGCTGCCTCCGATGGGGTCTTCGATCCGACTTGGTGGCAATCCGGCCTGATTCTGCTGGCCTGGGTCGTGGTGATCTACGCCATCGGCACGCTGGTCGTCAAGCGGTCCGACATCAAGTAGCGGGCCGGCCGGCTGGGCGGTTGGGCGGCTGACGCGGCTGGTTGAGGCGGGTGTGCGGCGCGGTTTGGGGACGGCTTGGTTTGATGAGGCTCGGTTTGATGAGGGTGAGCGGCTGACGTGGTTGCGTGTGAATCTGACACGGCTGGGCGGGAAACCGGCTTGGCTGGGTGGCCGGCATGTCCGGGCGACTGGCGCGATCGGTCGGAAATGATGTGGCTGAGCGGAATGGTCCCATGTACTGCTTGCGGCTCTGTGGACTGCTATGGCCCTATGAACTACTAGGGACTGCCATGAACTGTCTGTCGGACTACCCGTCCATCGTGAGGCTGCCAGCCATTGGTCCCGCAATGCATTGTCGCATGCGATTGACGCCAGTTGTTGGTGGGGATCTCTCGCTGGCGTAGCGCTTGGCGGGAGGGAGCTGCCGTGTGGCGGCGGGGATAGCTCGTCGGCGTGGTGATGCCGGGAGGGAGTCACTGGTTACTGGCGAGGTTCTCTTGTAGGTGTAACGCTTAATGAGAACGATCTGCCGTGTGCTGGCAAGAATCTCTTACTGGGATGCACTTGTCAGGATGGAATCTGCCATGCGGTGGTGGGAATATCTCTTCGGCGTGGTGGTGCCGGGATGGCGTTGTCGGTTGCTGGCGAGATTCTCTCGCTGAGCTGATGCTAGTGGGAGGTTATAGCCGTGTGCTGGTTGGAATCTCTTGTTGAACTGACTCTAGCGGGAGATTTCGGCCAGTTGATGGTAAGTCTCTTCCGCTGGCGTAGCGCTTGGCGGGATGAATCTGCCGTGTACTGGTGGGAATCTCTTGCCGATGGATAATACCGGGGTAGATTGGCCTGTCAGTGGCGGTGATCTCTCGTCGGAGCGGGATCCAGCGGGTGGAGCCTGCCATACGGTGGCGGAAGCCTCTTACTGGGATGCATTTGTCATGGAGTTGCCGTGCGGTGGTGGGAATATCTCTTCGGCGTGGTGGTGCCGGGATGGCGTTGCCGGTTGCTGGCGAGGTTCTCTTGCTGAATTGATGCTAATAGGAGGTCGTATCCGTGTGGTGGCGGGAATCTCTCACCGAGCTGTCTCAATGAGCGGTATCCGCCATATGGCGGCGATTGTCTCTCGCTAGGGTGTGTTTACACTATATTGGTTTTGTGTGATAATTGGGGTGTGTGTACGCCGAGGTATGGCATCACGCTTGACCAGTTCATGAGGGTCGCGCATCTGTTGCCGCGTCAGCGGGGCAACGTGGCGGTCGACAACTACACGTTCGTCAACGCGCTGCTGTGGATGTGCCGCACCGGGGCCCCGTGGAGGGACCTGCCGGAATGCTACGGCAAGTGGATCACCGTCTATCAGCGGTTCAACCGCTGGTCCGGGAACGGCGCGATCGAGCGCCTGTTCACCGCCCTGCAGGAGGAGCGGATCATCGCCGTCGAGGTCCGGGTGCCCGCGTTGGACTCCACGAGCGTGAAGGTCCACCAGCACGCCACGGGCGCCCCGGAAAAAGGGGGCCGCAGTCCGTCGTGATCTCCCGGGGAGGCAGGAACGCCAAAGTTCACGTGGTATCCGACAGCGAGTCGACGCTCGTCGAAATCCATTTGAGCCCGGGCAACGAGCGCGACGCGGCCCACGGGCGCCGCTCCATGGCCGCGCTCGGCGCGTTCATGGGAGCCAGGCTGCTCATGGACCGCGCCTACGAAGGGGATTCCACCCGTCTGCTGGCGGAGTCGTTCGGCCTGACGCCGGTCGTGCCGCCCAGAGGAACCGCACGGACCCATGGGACTACGACAGGCGGGCGTACAAGGGCAGGAACATGGTCGAGCGCGTCTTCAACCGCATGAAGCACTACCGCAAGGCCGCCACCCGCTACGACAGGCTCGACGCCACCTTCCTCGCCAACCTCCAACTCGCCCTCATCGCCATCCAACTCAAAAACACCAGCAAAACCAACTAGTGTAAACACACCCTAGTATCCTGCGTCGTTAATTCGTTTAGTAATTTTGGCTCCCCTCTTTGAACTGTGCCCCATTTGTTGGACGTGGTTTATTTATAGGGTACCCGGTCAAGCGGTGGGGAACGTGTTGCGGAATTCCTCCGGGGTGCGTCCCTCGAGTCTCGCCTGGCGTCGTTTGGTGTTCCAGTGGACGATGTACGCGTCCAGCCCGGTCCTGAATTCCTCGAAGGAGGCGAACTCGCGCCCGATGCAGAACTCGTCCTTGAGGTGGCCGAACACCTGCTCGGTCGCGGCGTTGTCCAGGCAGTTGCCCTTGCGGCTCATCGACTGGCGGATGCCCAGTTCCTCCAGGCGGGCCCGCCACCAGGAGTGCTGGTACTGCCAGCCCATGTCCGAGTGCAGGATCGGGGACACGCCTTCGGGAAGACGGGTCTCGAGCATGGCCAGCATGCGCTTCTGCTGGGCCAGATCGGGATGACGGCTCACGTCCCAGGCGACGATCTCCTTCGAGCCCATGTCGTACACGGGCGCGAGGTACGCCTTGCCGCCGGCGACCCTGAACTCGGTGACGTCCGTGCCCAGCTTCACCCACGGGGCGTCGGCCGCGAAGTCGCGTTCCAGCAGGTTCGGCGGCTTCGCGCCCGCCTCGCCCCGATAGGAGCTGTACCCGCGGTGGGGGTTCGGCCGGCGTATGACGCACTCCAGGCCCATGCGGCGCATGACCTTGAGCACGCTCTTGGAGCTCACCGTCACGCCGAACTCGTTCACGAGGCACATGCGCACCTGCCGGTGCCCGCACCCGTTGGGCGTGCGGTGGAACACCTCATCGACCAACGGCTCGATGTCGGGCCTGGTGACCCGCTCGGGATGGGACCGGTGGTAGTAGTACGTGCTCCTCGCCAGTCCCGCGGCCCTCAGCAGGAGCGGAAGCGGATGGCCAAGCCCCGCCAGCGCCGAAACGATCACCGTTTTCTCCCGGTTGGTGATCTCGAGGCCGGCAGGGCCAATGCTTTTTCCAGGTATGCGACCCTCGCCCGCAAGAACTCGTTCTCCTCCCGCAACGCCCCCTCGGGCGTCGGATCCGGCTCCGGCCTCGGCCCCGATCCCCTGGGCCTGCCCCTGCGTCCCGGTCTGAGCGCCTCGGCCCCGCCGGCCCGGTACGCACGACACCAGGCCTCCAACGTCGTGACGCACGCGATCGCGTACCGCTCCATCACCACGGACTTCGCCACTCCCCGGTCCACGTGATCGCGCGCGGCCGCGACCTTCGTGTCCCAGTCATAGCTCCTGTTGCCCCCGCGTTTCGCCATAAGCGCCTCCCGTCCGCCGACCCGATACGCCAGCGACCATTTCTTCGCGGTCATCACCGGCATGCCAACCCGACGCGCCGCGGCCTTGTAACCCAACCCCTCACCAAACAGGGCGGCCACCGAACACCTGAAAGCATCATCATACCGACGCCTGCGATCTGCACACACAGAAAACCACACCTCCAATCATCAAACATGAATTACTCCAGTCCAACAATCAGGGTGCAGTTCACTTGGAGGGGAGCTGTCGGCATAGCCGACTGAGGGGGGGCATGCGAATCGGCTTGATTCAGGTGTTCGCGGTAATGCTCCTCTCAGGCCGCTTCGCGGCCAGCTCCCCTCCAAGAGGGGAGCCAGACATAGTACATGAACTTACGACGCAGGATACTAGGAGCGGTCTAAGCGAGAGACCGCCACCAGTCTGTGGTAGTTATCTCTCGCATCTCACGCTTATGCCGAATGGTATGCATGCGTGAATGCGAATCGGCATACGTGCGGGATGACACCGTATTGCCGACCATGTCTCGATTGTCGTGGTCCCCGGTGACGCGGCGAGTGCCTCATTCATCACTGGCCGCGTGGAATACCGGCCGCGACGAGCTTGTCGACCAACGGCCGTCGGGCAATGACGTCGTCAAACGAGAAACGGACGATGGAAGTGACGCCGGCGCGTTCGAGCGCTTCTTCGCGCTCCCGCTCGGCGAATACGACCCCTTGGATGCTTTTGCGGCCGGTCATGTCCGGATTCACGTACTTTTCCGTGCCATCTAGTTCCCCAACGACGATTCTTCCGTCAGCGAGCCTCCACACAAAATCGCCGCGGTAGACTTTGCCGGTTTGCGGATCGACGAACGGCGATTGGATCTCCGGTAGCATGAAGGATTGCTCGATGATGGTGCCCCGAGCCAACGATTCCCCTCCGTTTTCGCTGGCGGCGTTCGCGTAGTGCAGCAAGCGGAACAGCGAAGAATAGTTCTGCCGCAGCGACGAACAAACCGACAGGATATCGGGGATCGTGACGCCCTTGCCGAATGCCGAATCGACGATGGGCAGCGCATCTCGGAAATTCAGGGCGATTCCGCAGTCCACAACCGTTCTTGCTTTGTCCGTCACCGTTATGCCGTCAATGGTCTCGGTTGCGGGATGCGGAATATGGATTCGATTGATGCGGGGATTGTCGGCGTTTGACCCTCGTTGGGAGGCGACTACGGTAACGGTGCCTCCGTGGAGCCGCCATTGGTGCTCGAATCCATGGATCGCGGCGGCGGTGAGGCCTGCGAATATCCAATCGGGGTGCTTGACGTGGAGGGTGCGGGCGATATGCATTGTCTGTTCCGGAGGGGCGAGTTCCTCCCAGTAGTCATTGCGCGCATACATGTTCGGGAACACGCGGCGCAATTCCAGAGCGGTCGCGCGCCGGCCCAAAGCCTGTCGCTGCGCATGCGTCGCTCCGAAGGCGCATTGGCGGCTGTTCTGCGCGGTATCCAAGAGGGCTTCGACTACTGCATGGCGTTTCATACCGTGAGGATATACGTGCGAGTTCGTTCCTGTATACCGCGAACGGGGTATGTGGTCGAAGGTTTTGGCGTTCGGCGTGTTGTTCTATCTGTTCCGAGCGGTTTCTGCTACGAGCTGGAGAGTACTGCTTCCTGAGCCCCTGACCAGTGGAGGTTTTCCGCCGGCTGGTGGAGAGGATCGCTTGCTGAGGCTCCTTGATGAGATATGTCTGCCTGATGATGGCGGTTATCGTTTGCTGGAGTAGTGCTCAGTGAGTGGAGTTTGCCATGTAGCAGCATGGATCTCTCGCTGGTGAGGCGGAGGCGAGAGAGAGTTGCCGGTTGGGGGTGTAGATCTCTCGCTGGTGAGGCGGAGGCGAGAGAGAGTTGCCGGTTGGGGGTGTGGATCTCTCGTTGATGAGTTGGTGGCGAGAGAGAATTGCCAGTTTGTGACGGGAGGTCTTGCTGAGCAGGCGCTATCGGGAGCTTGCGACCAGTTGATGGCAAAAAACTCTTGCCAGGCGGTCTTAATGAGACATATTCGCCGTGTGATGGCGGATATGTCTCGCTAGGCACAATCCAGGCGAGATGCGATCGCCGACCTGTGACGGTTATCGCTCGATGGTGTGGTGGTGCTGGGATGGGTTTGCCGATTGATGGCGCGAATCTCTCGCTGATCTGGTGCTCTGCGGGATAAATATGTCTCGTGGTGGCAGATGCATATCGCCAGTGAGGTGGTGTCGGGATAAGACAGCCGGTTGGTGGTGAGAGACTCTTGTGGGGATGATGCTTGGTGAGCGGAGTTTGCCATGCGGTGGTGGA encodes the following:
- a CDS encoding IS5/IS1182 family transposase; its protein translation is MRVAHLLPRQRGNVAVDNYTFVNALLWMCRTGAPWRDLPECYGKWITVYQRFNRWSGNGAIERLFTALQEERIIAVEVRVPALDSTSVKVHQHATGAPEKGGRSPS
- a CDS encoding IS3 family transposase, yielding MVSALAGLGHPLPLLLRAAGLARSTYYYHRSHPERVTRPDIEPLVDEVFHRTPNGCGHRQVRMCLVNEFGVTVSSKSVLKVMRRMGLECVIRRPNPHRGYSSYRGEAGAKPPNLLERDFAADAPWVKLGTDVTEFRVAGGKAYLAPVYDMGSKEIVAWDVSRHPDLAQQKRMLAMLETRLPEGVSPILHSDMGWQYQHSWWRARLEELGIRQSMSRKGNCLDNAATEQVFGHLKDEFCIGREFASFEEFRTGLDAYIVHWNTKRRQARLEGRTPEEFRNTFPTA
- a CDS encoding ATP-binding cassette domain-containing protein, with amino-acid sequence MIEIEGLSKRFGSKAALSGVSFIAEDGKVTGFLGPNGAGKSTTMRAALGLIRPDGGRALIDGARFADLPSPMASVGAVLDAKSAHKGRSAYAHLRALALSNGIPKSRVDEVIDFTGIASVAKRKAGTFSLGMSQRLSIAAALLGDPRNLVLDEPINGLDPEGVKWVRELCRYYAGQGRAVLLSSHLMSEVALTADNLVIIGQGHILETTTVGAFVAEHSTHSIRVVTPQPDRLRAIFANAPSVTVSPAQRDPNDPPEGMPFRIIGADLKLTAEVFARAQLITYQMIEEHASLEEAYMALTHASAEYRSHGFPGQPGPVEAGPMAGANVNDREVAR
- a CDS encoding helix-turn-helix domain-containing protein; this encodes MCADRRRRYDDAFRCSVAALFGEGLGYKAAARRVGMPVMTAKKWSLAYRVGGREALMAKRGGNRSYDWDTKVAAARDHVDRGVAKSVVMERYAIACVTTLEAWCRAYRAGGAEALRPGRRGRPRGSGPRPEPDPTPEGALREENEFLRARVAYLEKALALPASRSPTGRKR
- a CDS encoding orotate phosphoribosyltransferase, coding for MTEEKAFRKTGTTPASSKAEAPAASAPSAASAAPATPFEMLEPREQLKRLLVETMGDKPFCELAGVTFDHRGASIVGHILLDTLEEQGYSVDDFDAVGALTAAAVPLVSAMIQAAASRGEDLDGFVMDFVYPSIKGPSIKGKRVILLDSWLSEKSYVQTSSLVTLRNGNELSLDFSVVEHEGATVEAVASLIGGVDMTKPTIRVINPVDGAAHELPFVEVYRESELR
- a CDS encoding TrmH family RNA methyltransferase; its protein translation is MHTPNPVSLAAKMSGEPEFREVGVAPWAETHPGEPRPDDPASPSFDARFDTVLLDEGDRRNVLDRYRYWTVNAIKADLDARGRHMFEVAVENWTHDFNIGSMVRTANAFQARRVHIVGPHKWNRKGALMTELYQHVEHHPSISELVTCWRYRIAGEIAEARSQAGVAALRNDYAAVAAADARARDLESARVIALDIIPGAVPIERYRFPERCLLLFGAEGPGLSRKALDLADDVVYISQFGSVRSINAGAAAAVAMHCWIAQHAVVPMR
- a CDS encoding ABC transporter permease, translating into MPAGSQAHPQSRLTVIGAIRSELTKALSLRSTMILMALNALLLPGGAAILAWAYRFMSTVDPRTGKMMAHPEPLPASLMWSAVGGFVSTCMIVVAIFGVMAITTEYVTSSVQSTLVANPRRVLFLNAKTLVTAVLTFLSSLAGLMLSWLAVHLMLADIGVKALAESERVLPWMTLLGGSAVLTLTAVMAVGCGGVCRSTVGGIFSMIGILMIAPSILSLASFGGDRFRWVQSISRCLPDRAVTNFLTGGVNAGLEGGNVSMSAGGSAVSGASAASAASAASDGVFDPTWWQSGLILLAWVVVIYAIGTLVVKRSDIK
- a CDS encoding transposase, coding for MVERVFNRMKHYRKAATRYDRLDATFLANLQLALIAIQLKNTSKTN